One Nicotiana tomentosiformis chromosome 4, ASM39032v3, whole genome shotgun sequence genomic window carries:
- the LOC104120444 gene encoding uncharacterized protein, with translation MAYDSAIPFHSHASSVTVFNGLNFSEWREQVQFPLGVMDLDLALLNDKPAAITDSSSADEKSFHKAWERSNRLSLMFMRMNIANNIKITIPKTESARKYLKFVKEHFRSADKSLAGTLMIELTTIKFDGSRSMQNHITEMTNIAARLQTLGMKVDDSFLVQFILNSLPSEYGPFQINYNTIKDKCNVSELSSMLIREDPRLKKQGSHSINITTQNFPPTRP, from the exons ATGGCTTACGATTCAG CTATTCCTTTTCATTCGCATGCTTCGTCTGTTACTGTGTTCAACGGATTGAACTTCTCTGAATGGCGTGAGCAAGTCCAGTTCCCCTTAGGTGTGATGGATCTTGACTTAGCTTTGCTGAATGATAAGCCCGCTGCCATTACTGATTCGAGCAGTGCGGATGAGAAGTCTTTCCATAAAGCATGGGAACGCTCTAATAGGCTAAGCCTTATGTTTATGCGAATGAATATTGCCAACAACATTAAAATTACTATTCCAAAAACAGAAAGTGCCAGAAAATACCTGAAGTTTGTGAAAGAACATTTTCGTTCTGCAGATAAGTCTCTCGCTGGTACACTAATGATTGAACTCACGACCATAAAGTTTGACGGGTCGCGTAGTATGCAAAACCATATCACCGAGATGACTAACATTGCAGCAAGACTTCAGACCTTGGGGATGAAAGTGGATGATTCCTTCTTGGTTCAGTTTATTCTGAACTCGTTGCCTTCTGAGTATGGACCATTTCAAATTAACTATAACACAATTAAGGATAAGTGTAATGTTAGTGAATTATCCAGTATGCTTATTCGGGAGGATCCAAGACTTAAGAAACAAGGGAGTCATTCAATCAATatcacgacccagaatttccCACCGACGAGACCGTAa